The Candidatus Hinthialibacter antarcticus genome includes the window CCGGAATGAAAGGCAGCGAGTTGTACTCGACCTTCCCGTCGATCCCGACGGCGGCGGACGGAATTCATCTCAGCGAGGGTTTGGACAATATCGCGTCGGTGATGGATAAGGGCGCCATTTTACGTACGCTGACCTCCGACACCAAGTTCGGGGCAATCCACTTACGCGCCCAACATTACATGATGACCAGCTATGAGTTTCCGGCGGGCGTGCAGGTGCCTTCGATGGGTTCGGTGGTCGCCAAGTCGCTGGGGCGGCGCGACCCGTTTGTGCCTGCGTACATCGACATTGGCCGCGACATCACCACCGCTGACCAGGACATGCTATTCATCAGCCAATACCAGGGGCCGGGGTTTCTTGGCGTGAAGTATGCGCCTTTCATGGTGCCCAATCCAGAAGAGGGAATCCCCACGCTCAACGCGGTGGCGGGCATGACGCCCGACCGTTTGGACCAGCGTCAGAAATATCTGGAACTCATTACCGGAAATTCAACCAAGCAGTTGCGCGAAGCCAACAAGACCAAAGAATACATGCAGGTCATGGAAGACGCCCGCGCCATGATGGACTCGCCGGTCAAGAGCACCTTTGATCTCAACGAAGAGTCGCAGCAAACTATCGACGCTTACAAGATCGACCACCGCTTCGGCATGGGCTGTTTGCTGGCGCGGCGCTTGGTCGAAACCGGCGCGCGTTTTGTTGAAGTCGAATATCAGTACGAGCCATTCGGCGGATTTGATACTCACGAAAACGGACACACCCGCATGGCGGGCATGAAATCGCAAATCGACCGCCCCATTGCGCAGTTGGTGCGCGACCTCGACCAACGCGGGTTGCTGGAGCGTACGCTGGTGGTGGTGATGACCGAGTTTGGGCGCACCATCGCCGATAAGCCGTCCGCCGGGCAAGAGGCGTTTGGCTTTGATGAAAGCCAGACGGGCGAATCGCTGGTCGTTGAAGATGAACGCCTGTATGGCCACCACGGCCATTTCAGTTCGGCGAATTGCATGTTGTTCTTCGGCGGTGGCTTCAAACAAGGATATGTACACGGCAAAACCGCCCCGGAACACCCGATGCTGCCAGTCGAGGACCCGGTCTACTTGACCGACGCCTACGCCACCATCTACCGCGCGTTGGGAATCCCTGCTGACCAATTTTATATTACTGAAGACCGTCCGTTTTATGTCACCAAAGATGGAAAAGGCAAGGTCGTCGAAGGCTTATTGGCCTAACGCGGTTCCACATTGCACACGCAAAGCCGTCGGCGAAATTGTCGGCGGCTTTTTTTTGTCCTTGACGGGCGGCGCTGCGTTCAACACCATACACTGTTGGCATTTCAGATGGAGCGTGTGTTGATGAAGGCGATGAAGACCGTCGGCGTGTTTGGGTTGTATCTCGCGTTTGCGGTTGCGCGGACGTTCCCATGGGTTTTGCGCCTGGGCGATGCGACCCAGGAGGACGCGCTTGATTCGTTGCTGGTCGCCTGGATGATCGGCTGGAACCATCATGCGTTTGCTCATGGCTTTGGCGGCTATTTCAACGCCAATATTTTTTATCCCCATGAGAACGCGTTTTTGTTTTCAGAATTGATGCTTGGCCCGGCGTTGGCGACGGCGCCGTTGTATGGGTTGGGGTTCGGCCCGCTCTTTTGTTTGAACCTCTTCTTATTGATCGCGCTCGCGTTGAATGGGCTTGCCGTCTATTTGCTCGCCAAAGAAATTGGCTGCCACGCCGAACCCGCGTTTTTCGGCGGCGCGGCGTTTTCGATGACGACGTACGCATTGATGGCGTTGCGGCGTCCGCATTTTTTGTTTATGTTT containing:
- a CDS encoding DUF1501 domain-containing protein, with amino-acid sequence MARVKSTRRQFIQQTSLAATSLFATSKYAAANAAKALNPSADSMILIWLPGGVDQWDTFDPKKHTPYKAGMKGSELYSTFPSIPTAADGIHLSEGLDNIASVMDKGAILRTLTSDTKFGAIHLRAQHYMMTSYEFPAGVQVPSMGSVVAKSLGRRDPFVPAYIDIGRDITTADQDMLFISQYQGPGFLGVKYAPFMVPNPEEGIPTLNAVAGMTPDRLDQRQKYLELITGNSTKQLREANKTKEYMQVMEDARAMMDSPVKSTFDLNEESQQTIDAYKIDHRFGMGCLLARRLVETGARFVEVEYQYEPFGGFDTHENGHTRMAGMKSQIDRPIAQLVRDLDQRGLLERTLVVVMTEFGRTIADKPSAGQEAFGFDESQTGESLVVEDERLYGHHGHFSSANCMLFFGGGFKQGYVHGKTAPEHPMLPVEDPVYLTDAYATIYRALGIPADQFYITEDRPFYVTKDGKGKVVEGLLA